The following proteins are encoded in a genomic region of Mesotoga infera:
- a CDS encoding bacteriocin codes for RVPFKLVRWQMDDIERGAKDSDLGPLEEAAKQIALFEENVIYNGYQKATIEGIVESAENEPIPLGSKPSEIIESLSKAVQVLKDNFVDGPFVLIVNPKTMAMLNSHVSGYPLVKRIESFLGTDIVVSRVVKDALLIPKDHDDLEMVIGGDFEIGYQSHTNEEVELFISESFTFRILDPAIIVKLTV; via the coding sequence AAGGGTTCCCTTCAAGCTGGTTCGCTGGCAGATGGATGATATTGAGAGAGGAGCCAAGGATTCCGACCTGGGACCGCTTGAGGAAGCAGCAAAACAGATAGCGCTCTTCGAAGAGAATGTTATCTATAATGGCTACCAAAAAGCGACGATCGAAGGAATTGTCGAGTCGGCTGAAAACGAACCGATTCCTTTGGGCTCAAAGCCGAGCGAAATAATCGAATCGCTTTCTAAGGCTGTCCAGGTTTTGAAGGACAATTTCGTGGATGGACCATTCGTTCTAATAGTGAATCCCAAGACTATGGCAATGCTGAACTCACATGTTTCAGGATACCCGCTTGTGAAGAGAATCGAGTCCTTCCTGGGAACAGATATCGTTGTCAGCAGAGTGGTTAAAGATGCGTTGCTTATTCCGAAGGATCATGATGACCTTGAAATGGTTATCGGCGGAGATTTCGAGATTGGTTATCAGAGTCACACGAACGAAGAGGTTGAGCTCTTCATATCGGAATCATTCACCTTCAGGATTCTCGATCCGGCTATCATTGTCAAACTGACGGTATAA